Below is a genomic region from Cotesia glomerata isolate CgM1 linkage group LG5, MPM_Cglom_v2.3, whole genome shotgun sequence.
ataagctcatcccgatgttacactcttcaagacctttcatttgagtacccacatcaatttttcatatattttgtatatttatatatatgtatatatgaataatatatcaaaaatgcatgtgggtatttaaatgaaagctctcgatgagtgtaacatcgaaataagtttatatcttaaaaaatttcaataattaagaaattaccttgtattttgtgaactattgacattttgaaagatataagctcatcctgatattacactcatcaagacctttcatttgagtacccacatcaatttttcatatattttatatatttatatatatgtatatatgaaaaatatatcaaaaatgcatgtaggtactcaaatgaaagcacTCGATAagcgtaacatcaagatgagcttatatacctttcaaaacgtcaatagttaagaaagtacagtgcaatttaacaagtcattatttaataatgcaaattcttatttatttataattcacaagtcacggcagtcacatcgtgactgcaaggttactagttgctatttatttttcaatgcaTGAACcttgttgataattttatgacattaaaattagcagtcactaaacaattttttaattttatttaacaaaataattcgttctaaaaaattatttttaaaaaattgtattttttatttcttaaaatttctatgacaattttttttataatttttttttgctataatttatttgttataaaattattaaattattaaaatacgctaaattaattttcataataatttataattctattCTGTAAATAAATCTTGTCTGTTTTCCACTGgacgattatttatttaagatcGGACCGATCTCGAAGTGGGAGGTCACACAAGAAAGTGTCTCCTTCAAAATCGTCCAAACATAGGTGATTATATTACCATTCTTGATTAATaacttgattaattaaatttttattttattttttatccagtCCGAAGAAAAGTGACCGACACGATAAGCACAAGTCCTCTCACTCATCCTCATCTTCCAGCAAAAAAAGACCGCGCGATGACAGTTCTGAcagaagaaaatccaaaaaatcaaggtacttgttaataaattattaatttatctaattttaatttttaaattaatttatttaattttaattaactattaaataaattattaaatttattttatttatattacctattaaataaattattaaatttatttcatttatttttcaggaAATAAATCGGGTAAAAGTGTCTCTTCAGAGTTGGTAGGCTGTACACATTCATTGCAAGATAACTATTAAGTTTTCAAGACAGTTATCatccattaattttaatattaataactattatttcTGTTTTCTATCCTCAatcattaaaaagttaattacaAGTAAGGcgtaaattatttatcgatTATCAGCAATGTACAAATGTTCgctgtcatttttaattacgtAATATTGCATTAACTATacgtaatttgtttattactacataataacttttttcattaacataacattttttttttaaataactttaataaaagattttaataaattgtaatgaTGGTCTTTCGTTGAATAAGGAacaaaataatctatattattaagagaataagcataGAAATTCAGTGAACAAATCATGTAtctctaaatacataattaagaaattcccttttatcttgtgaataattgacatttttaaaaatataagctcatcccgacattatactcattgagacctttcatttgagtacccacatcaatttttcatatattttatatatttatgtctattatatatatgtatatatgaaaaatatatcaaaaatgcatgtgggtactcaaatgaaagctcttgatgagtgtaatatcgggatgagcttacatctttaaaaatatcaataattaagaaattaccatgtattttgtgaactattgacatttttaaagatacaagctcatcccgatgttacactcatcaagacctttcatttgagtacccacatcaatttttcatatattttattatttatacatattttatatatgtatatatgaaaaatatatcaaaaatgcatgtgggtactcaaataaaagctcttgatgagtttaacatcgggatgagcttacatctttaaaaatatcaataattaagaaattaccatgtattttgtgaactattgacatttttaaagatacaagctcatcccgatgttacactcatcaagacctttcatttgagtacccacatcaatttttcatatattttatatatttatatgtattatatatatgtatgtataaaaaatatataaaaaaatgcatgtgggtactcaaataaaaggtcttgatgaatgtaagctcgggatgagcttatatctttaaaaacgtcaatatttaagaaagtacagcgcaatttaacaaaagtcattatttaataaaacataattttatgAAGTTGCGGCAgttacatagtgactgcaaagttattattattattttttattattattatatattcgTAAGCGAAAGAGTATATATAATACTCTAAGTAGGGTACGATGAATATTAATACTGGCAAGTATAACAACAAGTTAAATGATCTGCGGTGGTTTATAATAGGAAGTGAAAGTATCTGTTGAACAGCTTTCTCCGACGCATCGTTTGATGACACTTGTTACTTCTGGTTTCACTCGACCAAGGTCTCTCTTTTTGATACtttgatttttatcaatttttatcacgTGTCTTCAATTTAATTCgtggaaataataaagaaaaaatgacttttttttatcttttttataagaaaatataaatgctTACATCGATATAAATTAGAGTAATACGAGGGTTTTAGAGTTAATTAGTGGTTGCCGATTCCGTCGATTTGTTGCTGGAGGTTGGCTATCACTTCTGGAGGAACAAGGCCGTCTAAGATTGAACCGAGGTCTACTTTGCCGGTTTGGCTCTCTGCGACTTTGTATTCAATTCCTGATTTTACAGATTGGATCTCTGAGTTTGGACCGAGCTGAGTTTTTCGCAGGGTGTCTAAAACTTCTGGGACCAGAGCTTCTCCTTCTTGTTCTGGGAATCCCGCTACGGTGTAGATTAGTACTGCGAGCACTGCAATTGCTAGTACCTTCAtctggaattttatttttttattaaataaaaattttaagcttaaaattaaggaaaatttttgaaaaaattaaattaaataaataattataaaaatttcaatttttaaataaaaaaatttttatagcaataaaatttaatattaatttttataaaaaaaaaaaattgaaaatttcaatttttaagtaaaaaaaaaagttcacaaaaattataaaatttaatttaatttaaaaaaaataaagttttataattcaatttaattaagaaaaaatttttatagtaataaaatttaatattaatttttctaaaaaaaatcttaaaaatttcaatttttaagtaaaacaatttttataaaaattataaaatttaatttaatattttaataaaataaagaaaaatttttatagtaataaaatttaatattaatttttctaaaaaaaatcttaaaaatttcaatttttaagtaaaacaatttttataaaaattataaaatttaatttaatttaaaaaatttaaataaaaatttaatattaatttttataaaaataattattaaaacttgacaaaaaaaaattctattaaaaataaaaaaaaaaaaaaaacttacggtGAATATGAGCGTAAAAACTTGTAACAGTGAAAACAGAAACTCAAAGAAGACTAAGTGAAATCGAAGGTACGGATCAGCTTATATACACGGTTGGTTTCTTAAAGTATGTATAACTGGTGGTGGTGATGATGAACACCTTGCATTGTAGCGAGTCTTAACGTCCTCTTACTTGACCCAGGAGAAGGGATTTGGTGGCAACTATAATACTCCCATTTGACCTCAATTCTCTCTAAAATAAAACctatttactcaaaaaaaaaaaaaaaaaaaaaatttcaaatatacaAAATGATTACTTTATTCGATCATTAAAAAGTACAAATCAATGAGACTAGACAGCTACCAACTCTCATGCGCCCTTACAATTTAATTGACAATATTTCTATTTCTaaagtaaacaattttatatatttattttccgGCGCTTATATTATTATAGCTACCTTTAGTTTCTGGcacaattttatttgataataataattatttacaaatccgagataaataataaaatcttaagttttgcttattaattaatggtaaaaaaatatagatgaAAAAGGTGGATACTTTCCAACAATTCTCCACATCAGTTGTTACTCTAACTGTTAAATATTCATTGagcttaatatttattaattattacatttaatattaatatagaaTAATAAATCAGCTGGAAGAATGTTATTTAAAGTTTcctaaattataaattatttaaaaagttgttTTAACTGGTGGGTTATTTCTAGCGGACTATCACACGTCCGTCGCTacctttaataaatatttatataattattgtctatttattaaaaaaaaagatccttttaaatttaatttaaaaaaggcCTTGGACATTTGTGCTTTCTTATTTTCCattttcattatcatttttaaatttattcttatctACTGAATTCTATAAGAGGTTTTGCAATACCCTCGGTGTATGCTTTATGGACCGCTTCACAGACAAACTTGTACTGACTCTGAAATTAATTTGCCTTCATTAATAATTCGtcaggaatttttaaaaacatctaaAGATTTTccttattatgaaataatacaTACAGCATTTTGAATCATCATTGCGCGTTGATCTCTCATAGACCTAACAATATCCAGCGGATAAACAGGCTGGTTGGCTTCAATAAGACACAAAGCCGTTTCCATCAACACCAGAACTCCAGTGCGTCCGATACCTGCCGAGCAGTGGACAACAGCTGGTTCCACCATTCCTGTTCTGGCTGCTCGGACGCGTTCTGTGAATTTAGTAAACTGACGCCAGTCGCTGGGAACTCCGTGATCGGGCCATCCGCAATATTGCATGTGTGTTATATCTCGTTCTTCTCcagtctaaaaattttaataatttttttttattaaatagtgacttttgttaaattgcactgtatttgcttagatattgatatttttaaagatataagctcattctgatgttacgctcatcaagagctttcatttgagtacccacatgcatttttgatatatttttcatatatacatatatatatataatatataaatatataaaatatatgaaaaattgatgtgggtactcaaacgaaaggtcttgatgaatgtaacatcgggatgagcttatatctttaaaaatgtcaatagttcacgagatacaagatcgtttcttaactattgacatttttaaagaaataaactcatcctgatgttacactcatcaagacctttcatttgagtacccacatgcatttttgatatatttttcatatatacatatatataatatatataaatatataaaatatatgaaaaattgatgtgggtactcaaatgaaagctcttgaagagtgtaacatcggggtgagcttatatccttaaaaatgtcaatatttcacaagatacaaggtcatttctaaattcaaaacttaataaaataataataataaaaattacattaacgTCACgcaaaataaattcacgaaagACAAAAAAGTCTTCAATTTTTTCCGACGTCGAGATTAGCATCAGGTTCCTTAAAGTCAGAGTTTCGTTGAGAGCCGGCCAGTACTGGTGACACTTAGTACGTCCTCTTTCTACAAGCGTGGTCAACATTACCACTAGAGTGCTACCAGCTTCTAGGACCATTTGCCAAAAATCAGCAACTGTGGAAGACAACGGGCCCTGGGTCGCGATGTACCGGTTTATAATCCCCGACCCGGGGATTTCCATGTTGACATAGTTTGCGTTTATATAATCGCCATTAACACATCCCATCAGAATAACTCTTGTAACATCGTACGGTGAAATATCTCGGTACCGGTTCTTGTTCTGGTTTTCGGCTTTCTTCGACTCCAAGGATGTCAGTTCCGGGTTCTTCCGGTAGAGCTGTTCGTACTGGGCTATCAGGGCTCCGCTGGCGAGACCGTCTGCCAGCAGTAACATTGATTGGGCCAGTGCGTCTGAGCCAACCGCCGAATGTGGTGCGTCAGGTACGTATCTagtttgattaatatttaatattaaataaataaatttaattaaaaaaaaatatagattagatttttaaattacctaTAAGGAGGTTCTTCTTCAGAAGCTTCGTCAGTTCCAGCAAGTGCGTTGTAGAGCGCATTGGGACGAACAGTCAAGGTCAACTCGCCATTCCCCGTATCCCTTGACTGTCTTATCAAATTAACGACGTGTTCATGCAGCATTCCGTTGACGTCGATACCGTTGATGTACAAAacctaattaaaaataaaaaaattacaatgactAGACTgatctaataaaataaaataaaaactggcgaccttgcagtcactatgactgccatataaattataattaaatgaaattttgatttattaaataattacttttcttaaattgcactgtactttcttaaatattgatgtttttaaagatataagctcatttcgaggttacactcatcaagagctttcatttgagtacctacatgcatttttgatatatttttcatatatacatatatatgatatatataaatatataaaatacatgaaaaattgatgtgggtattcaaatgaaaggtcttgatgaatataatgtcggggtgagcttatatcttgaaaaatgtcaatatttcacaagatacaaggtaatttcttaattattaatatttttaaaagtataagctcatcgtgatgttacactcatcgagacctttaatttgagtacccacataaatttctcatatattttatatatttatatattatatatatatgtatatatgaaaaatatatcaaaaatgcatgtgggtactcaaatgaaagctcttgatgaatataatgtcaggatgagcttatatctttaaaaatatcattagctGATAAGATACacaattatttcttaattattgacattttttaagatataaactcatttcgatgttacactcatcgagacctttcatttaagtacccacatggcattttttatatattttatatatatagtatttgtgaaatatataaatatatgaaaaattgatgtgggtactcaaatgaaaggtctcgatgagtgtaacatcgggatgagcttatatcttcaaaaatatcattagttgacaagatacaagatcatttcttaattattgacattttttaaaatattaactcatttcaatgttacactcatcgagacctttcatttaagtacccacatggcactttttatatattttatatatatgatatttgtgaaatatataaatatataaaatatatgaaaaattgatgtgggtactcaaatgaaagctcttgatgagtataacatcaggatgagcttatatctttaaaaatgtcaatagttcgtaagatacaaggtcatttcttaattatgtatctaataatataaaaaaaataatgacttgCCTGATCGCCTTCATTTAACTTAGGATAACACCGATCAGCAGGTGTGTTTGGCGCAACTCGAGACACCAAGATGGGTATATCAAGGTCCAGACCTCCTTTCACATTGAAGCCAAATCGGCCTTGCTCATCAGGTGTCAATCTTATCGTCACCAAGCCATCATCAAGaatctattaatttattattttaattattcgataaaatatttaatttatcaatattaagttTTATTGAACATTGACGGTATAGTTATGTAGCTCAACATTGATATTTAATGACTTATGACTATGACAAAAAGTAAGTCGTAGTTAATGACaagtttcattattaattaatccaaTTACTCACCTGTGGCGCTGGAGAACTAGTTGGCTCGCTGTAATCCGGCAAATCGTATATATTTCTCTCAGCGGTGTCGTCATCAACGTAACTAAGGATTCTTGAGCCCAGTACTGGGGAAAATGCTCCGCCTTGAGTGTGAGTGCTCGTGTTTATCTCCTCTCTGAGGGACAAAAAACCACCCTCACTGTGTACGCGAACATGGATTCAAAATTAACAAACATGCAACACAGTTTTATAAAACTACAATTCATgtcttattttatattttatcatcaaaaaatttgtttagacatctataattaaaatactatttttgtttattattattattattttagacaTACTCATCACTGTTGTTCCCCTCGACCCAAGCTTGTCGCGGTTCTCGCGATCCTAGGGACTGGACTTTGTTATCGTAAGGCCTGGGAGGTCTTGCTGGAGCGCTTACTACTTTACCTTTCTCTTCAATTGGCACTTGGTTCACCCCGTGAACTATTCGCTTGCTCGGTGatctattaaaaatagttaccaaataattaattataaatatttatatttctattttttttaagataaaaaaatacctgATGAATGTTCTTTCAACCCTGGCACGATGCTTTCCGTCCTCGACCGTTTGGAACTCGGTTCGTCCCGAGTAAGTAAACCGACTGCTGAGAGTCAGAGGGAATCTTCTCGGTCGCATTTTCGGGCTGTGGAGTCGGAAGAACGTGTGGTGCTCTACGCATGCTTTCCACAGATTTTTTGAGCTGCGATATGTTTGCATATTAAAGCCCAGGAGAGTGTCATAGTTCTCCGactgaaattattttgaaaattaattaattgagtaaatctgtaattgagaaattaccttgtatcttgtgaaccattgacatttttaaagatataagctcatcttgatgttatactcatcaagaccttttatttgagtacccacatcaatttttcatatattttatatatatatatattttatttttattttatttttatcagttcAATGAACCCTACAGCAAAGCCATTAATCGGGTTCCATGTTACATACAATTTAATACAaagtgtttaatttaaaattattattatgataagtcaCTATATAATTAACTatcaaaagtaaatattttgctCCAGTTTATACAATGTTTGACATACaaagttttgaaaaacattcagaactacttattttataaacatccAAACTGTTATCTATCTTGTAAAAAGTATTGAAGGCACTTATTAATCGGTATATGGGGGCAGATGTAgcaaagtatatatatatatatatgaaaaatgcatatgggtactcaaatgaaagctcttgatgagtgtaacttcaagatgagcttatatctttaaaagtgtcaatagttgagaaaatacagtgcaattgctagtattttttataaaaataatttacctgCTCCCTGCgaagttgaataaaaaactGCTTGCGTTTGAAAGAAATCTTTACGATTTTCGACCAGGAAAATAcgttgattttaatattattctggAAGACCACCAACCCGATTGACGTCACGCCTAATTGAATCTCTTTGTTTGTCGAATCCTGTTGATTTACATCCAGGTTTAATGTtagtcttttaaaaaaactgatagTGTACTGacataaaaatagtttaaagcCGTGAATAGTTGTCGAGTACAATAAACGTGCATACCCTTGCCTTATGTAACTCCACTCCGTACATGTCCAGCCGCTTTGCATGATCCAGGAAATTAAACTCTGCATCCGCTGGCAATTggcctctaaaaaataattcatttaaaaaatcaaaataattataataaaaaaaaataaataaaaattacttgtgAAGTTTATGAAGTTCACAAATTTTCTTCTCCATTTCTTCGGTTTGTCCTGGAATGAGCTGCAATCTTGATAAATAACCAGGTCCATGCTCTTCTGGATGATAATCACCCAACTCAgctgtttaataaaaatttattaaagcttcaatttaagtatatttaaaatttaatcattaactTACATTGAACGGTGTAACTAGCAATTAGACAGGCAGTGCTAGTGGGAAGTTGAAGCTTTCCATGAAGAATATCTCTTCTTATTTGGAGGTAAAACTGGTACCTCGTGTACTCTTCTTGGAGTTTACTTGGATCAGAAacgtaaaatttaactttgaaaaaaaactgaCCGCctggaaagaaaaaaaattaaattcctgCTGGCTAGTTTGATCGGAGAGTATCATTTAAAAGAATGATCTTTACCCTTACTTCTTATCTGCTTTTTAACCGGCTTCGACGGGTCTAGCCATCtctgaaaaaatgaaaaataaaatattttttttaattataaattttttgtttaaataaaaattaccatagCATCAGAATTGGGATAGACTGTTGGATTCTCAGCGTATTGCAAGCCAAAGTAGTCTTTTTCAATGAGCTCCAAGTGCTGGAAGACCAGGTCTAGGAGAATCTGGCCCTTGGCACGTTtctgaaagaaataattaaaataataagagtgtgaatcataaataaactaaattttgctttattaaataatgacttttgttaaattacactgtacttttttaactattgacgttattaaagatataagctcatcccgatgttacgctaattaagagctttcatttgagtacctacatgcatatttaatatatttttcatatatacatatatatgatatatataaatatatgaaaaattgatgtgggtactcaaatgaaaggtctcgatgagtgtaacatcaggacgagcttatatctttaaaaatgttaatagttcacgaaatacaaggtcatttcttaatcattgatatttttaaagatataagctcatcctgatgttacactcatcaagagctttcatttgagtacccacatgcatttttgatatatttttcatatatacatatatataatatatataaatatataaaatatatgaaaaattgatgtgggtactcaaatgaaagcttttgatgaatataacatcgggatgagtttatatctttaaaaatgtcaatagtttacaagatacaaggtaatttcttaatcattgatattttcaaagatataagctcatcctgacgttacacttatcaagagctttcatttgagtacccacatgcatttttgatatattttttatatatacatatatatataatatatataaatatataaaatatatgaaaaattaatgtgggtactcaaatgaaaggtcttgatgagtgtaacatcgggatgagcttatatctttaaaaatgtcaatagttcacaagataaaagatCATATCTTAATTAATCcctaaatttcacaaaaaaaaaaatgatactcACATCAAGCTGAAAGGTATGCTGGGTTTCATCGAGAAAAACTACAGTAGCTGCAAGTGACTTCAATCTGCGATCGCGCGCCAGCTCGGCTCCTCGAACGTGGTAGCTCCCACTGGAGCCACTCAGCGCTCGTCTTGATACACTCTCGATCATATCAAGTACCTGAGCTAGCTGAGTCAACCACCTTCCAGACAAGATGCTAAGTCGCCGTCGATAACCTTTTGTACACACACCAACAcccacattattattattattattatcaattatcttttaaattatcagCTATATCATccatcaaatatttaaataactttatcTTTATATATCTATTAGCGAAGCTGTTTTATGTTAGAGCATTATTGCATTATCAATTGCTGAATTATTAATAggtgttaattgttaattattctttataatttttaattacattccattgatatatttttcaactaCAGGTCACTCAAGAATATTCAATACTGAATTATATAATCTAACCAAAAGTTTTGGCATTTCACTCGGACAAATATAGAACATTCTCAAAATAGTTTCTGTAATTTCAAATCTTATGAGTTTACTCGTTCGTTTTATTCGATGCTACTTTGgtattatct
It encodes:
- the LOC123264534 gene encoding tyrosine-protein phosphatase non-receptor type 4 isoform X3, whose translation is MECYRRRLSILSGRWLTQLAQVLDMIESVSRRALSGSSGSYHVRGAELARDRRLKSLAATVVFLDETQHTFQLDKRAKGQILLDLVFQHLELIEKDYFGLQYAENPTVYPNSDAMRWLDPSKPVKKQIRSKGGQFFFKVKFYVSDPSKLQEEYTRYQFYLQIRRDILHGKLQLPTSTACLIASYTVQSELGDYHPEEHGPGYLSRLQLIPGQTEEMEKKICELHKLHKGQLPADAEFNFLDHAKRLDMYGVELHKDSTNKEIQLGVTSIGLVVFQNNIKINVFSWSKIVKISFKRKQFFIQLRREQSENYDTLLGFNMQTYRSSKNLWKACVEHHTFFRLHSPKMRPRRFPLTLSSRFTYSGRTEFQTVEDGKHRARVERTFIRSPSKRIVHGVNQVPIEEKGKVVSAPARPPRPYDNKVQSLGSREPRQAWVEGNNSDDEGGFLSLREEINTSTHTQGGAFSPVLGSRILSYVDDDTAERNIYDLPDYSEPTSSPAPQILDDGLVTIRLTPDEQGRFGFNVKGGLDLDIPILVSRVAPNTPADRCYPKLNEGDQVLYINGIDVNGMLHEHVVNLIRQSRDTGNGELTLTVRPNALYNALAGTDEASEEEPPYRYVPDAPHSAVGSDALAQSMLLLADGLASGALIAQYEQLYRKNPELTSLESKKAENQNKNRYRDISPYDVTRVILMGCVNGDYINANYVNMEIPGSGIINRYIATQGPLSSTVADFWQMVLEAGSTLVVMLTTLVERGRTKCHQYWPALNETLTLRNLMLISTSEKIEDFFVFREFILRDVNTGEERDITHMQYCGWPDHGVPSDWRQFTKFTERVRAARTGMVEPAVVHCSAGIGRTGVLVLMETALCLIEANQPVYPLDIVRSMRDQRAMMIQNASQYKFVCEAVHKAYTEGIAKPLIEFSR
- the LOC123264534 gene encoding tyrosine-protein phosphatase non-receptor type 4 isoform X4, which codes for MECYRRRLSILSGRWLTQLAQVLDMIESVSRRALSGSSGSYHVRGAELARDRRLKSLAATVVFLDETQHTFQLDKRAKGQILLDLVFQHLELIEKDYFGLQYAENPTVYPNSDAMRWLDPSKPVKKQIRSKGGQFFFKVKFYVSDPSKLQEEYTRYQFYLQIRRDILHGKLQLPTSTACLIASYTVQSELGDYHPEEHGPGYLSRLQLIPGQTEEMEKKICELHKLHKGQLPADAEFNFLDHAKRLDMYGVELHKARDSTNKEIQLGVTSIGLVVFQNNIKINVFSWSKIVKISFKRKQFFIQLRREQSENYDTLLGFNMQTYRSSKNLWKACVEHHTFFRLHSPKMRPRRFPLTLSSRFTYSGRTEFQTVEDGKHRARVERTFIRSPSKRIVHGVNQVPIEEKGKVVSAPARPPRPYDNKVQSLGSREPRQAWVEGNNSDEEEINTSTHTQGGAFSPVLGSRILSYVDDDTAERNIYDLPDYSEPTSSPAPQILDDGLVTIRLTPDEQGRFGFNVKGGLDLDIPILVSRVAPNTPADRCYPKLNEGDQVLYINGIDVNGMLHEHVVNLIRQSRDTGNGELTLTVRPNALYNALAGTDEASEEEPPYRYVPDAPHSAVGSDALAQSMLLLADGLASGALIAQYEQLYRKNPELTSLESKKAENQNKNRYRDISPYDVTRVILMGCVNGDYINANYVNMEIPGSGIINRYIATQGPLSSTVADFWQMVLEAGSTLVVMLTTLVERGRTKCHQYWPALNETLTLRNLMLISTSEKIEDFFVFREFILRDVNTGEERDITHMQYCGWPDHGVPSDWRQFTKFTERVRAARTGMVEPAVVHCSAGIGRTGVLVLMETALCLIEANQPVYPLDIVRSMRDQRAMMIQNASQYKFVCEAVHKAYTEGIAKPLIEFSR